In Salinibaculum sp. SYNS191, the genomic window ACGGCCCCGGCGAAGGCGAACAGGAACAGCCGGTCCGGGAGGCCGAACTCCGGGCTGGCCGCGGCGGCGAGGACGGCCACCAGCGCGACCAGGGAGTTCGCGAGGACGTTGCTGGAGCCGCGGGCACCCTCGTTCTCCTCGGCGATGCCGCGGTCGGCCTTCTCGTCGTAGCGGTACTTCGCGGCCAGCCCGCCGATGCCGAAGAAGGCGATGAGCATGGCGAACCAGCCGTAGTCGCCCAGGACGATGGTGAGCAGGCCGAGCAACACGCCGGTCAACATTCCGGGCAGCGAGGCAGTCTCCAGCGCGTAGGAGACGTAGCCCAGCACGATGGTGACGGCCAGGGCGACGGCGATGCGCGTCGTCGTGATGTCCAGCGGGAAGCTGGAAAACAGCCACAGCAGGATGCCGACGACGGCCATCACCAGCGGGTCGTCGCGCTGGAAGAGGACCGCGCGGAGCAGCGCCGCCGTGAGCGCGCCGCTGGCCGCGAGGAAGGCGATGGTCGGCATCCCGGTCACGTCGCCGGTCACCTGCACCGTCACCAGCTGGCCCGCGGCGGCACCGACGAAGCCGGCGGTCACGAAGCCGGCGGTCGCGAGCACGCGCTCGGCGGTCCACAGGCGCGTGACCTGGGTGCCGAGGTTGCCGACGGCGACCAGCAGCACGGTCGCGACGTAGACGTGGTCGGGCATGCCAAAGCCTACGGTGAGGATGGCGAGGCCGGCGGCCGCGAGGGCGAACCCGGCGAGGCCGTACAGCTTCCCGTCGCGGTGGTCGCCGGGGCGGGCGAACAGTTCGAAGGCGACGCCGTCGTCGGAGACGGTGAGGGCGAACGCCGCGGCGGCGAGGAACGGGCCGGCGGCGGCGACGGTGGCGTAGGCCGGGTCGTCGACCGTCGCGACGACTGGGACGAGGAGTGCGAGACTCCCGACGAGCGTGAACGCCGCGGCCCGCCGGACTGTGGAGGTCACTACTCCGCGGGTATCACCGAGGCGCACTTATAGTTCCCGCTGTCGTCTCACCCCGAGGCGGCAGATTTAGGCCCCATCACCGGGAACGGCGGGTGTGGGCCTGTACGATACGTACCTCGCGACCCGCATCCGCCTCAGCGACGCCACCCTCCCCGAGACCGTCGCCGTCGTCGTCACGGAGCGCGACCTGCTGACCGACGGCGGGTACGGGACCCTCTCGGACCTTTTCTCGTGGGCGTTCGAGTACGGCGCGTCGAGCGTCGTCGTCTACGTCAGCGTCCTCGACGAGGAGGCCGTTCCCGCCCTTCGGGAGCGTCTGGAGTCGGTCGACGCACCCCGCTCGGTCGCCGTCCGCGGGCCGGACGACCGCGAGCGCGCCGACGCCCCGATTCAGGTCAGCATCGGCCTCGGCGGCAAACACGAGTTCGCCGCCGCGGTCCAGGGCATCGCCGAGGAGGTCGACTCGGGCGACCTCTCGCCGGCGGACATCTCCGAGTCCGACGTCGAGGAGCGACTGGTCTTCCCCATCGACCCCGACCTGGTCATCAAGACCGGCGACGAGCGGCTCTCGGATTTCATGATATGGCAGTCCGTCTACTCGGAACTGTACTTCACCGACGTGAACTGGCAGAATCTCCGCCGCCGGGACTACCTCCGGGCGCTCAGGGATTATCAGGACCGTCAGCGGAGATTCGGACGATAGTCCGAATCACGCCACGAGGGACGACGTGGCGGAGGTTTGGCCGTTAGGGCAAACGCCGGAAGACGAACAGTGTGAGTCTTCCGGAAGTTCGGACGTGAGTCCGAATGACGTCACGAGGGACGACGTGACGGAAGTTCGGCCGGTAGGGTGAATCGCGTCACTCGCTGCTACTGTTACCTTCGAGGGAAGCGCGAAGATCGCGGGCCTTCGAGAGGTTCCGGGTCTGGAGGACGAACCGCGGGTCGTCCGCGAACGCCCCGGACTCGAGCGTTCGCGCGAGGCCGCTGCTCATCGACGCCGAGAAGACGACTTCACCGTCGAGCACCGTCTGCAGGCAGTAGCCGGGGTCGTCCGGACGCTCCTCGTACCGGCAGGCCTGGATGCCCGCGGAACTGGTGAAGCCGAACTCGCGCATGGCGGTCGTGAAGTTCTCCGCCCCGCTTTCGGTGAGTCCGACCGGGACGGAGGGGGGTCGCCCGCCAGCACCTTCCTGAACGCGACCGACTGCGGCGACGTCGCGCTCGTCGAGGACCGTCGTCTCCCGGTGTTCCGTCCCGTTGCCGGTCTCGACGGGGTAGCTCGCGACTATCTCGACGTCGGCGTCGAGGCGTGTCGAGGTCTCTGTCGCGGTCGCTGCCGCGGTGGCGCTTGGCGTCCTCGTGGCTGTTCCCGTCCCGCCGTCGTTCCCGTCCGCGTTCCCTGTCGTCCCCTGCGACTCGCTACACCCTGCGACAGCACCGGCGACACCTCCGGCCAGGGTCGCGAGGAGTCGCCTGCGTGATACCGTCGAGGCTGGCATCGCATTTCTCTCCGGTGACCGGCGTGAAATGTCTTGTCACGCTCGCCCCGATTCAGGTGCCTGCGGTCGCGTTGACGGCGACCGCGCTGTCTGCGGCCGCCGGGAGGCTGATGGTCACGGACGTGTACGAGAAGCTCTTTTCGTACTCCACGGTTGCGTCGACGGTCCGGCCGTCGACGACCATCGGACGATGGACGGTCCCCGCTGCCCGGACCAGGCGGTCCGTGGACGGTCGAATCCAGACCGTGGCCTCGACCCGGTCGACGCCGCGGCGGTCGTCGAACCCGTAGAAGTCGTTCAGCGCGGCGACGTCGACGTCGAGCGCGAGCCGGTAGGCGTACCCGCCGCTGACTTGCTGTGTCCCGACTACGTCCGCGGTCGCGTGTTCGAGCATCACCCTGTGTGCCCCGAGTTCGTCGTGGCGGTTGAACCAGGCCGCCGGGTCGGTTGAGCTCTCGACGACCCACTCGGTGCCGCGGGTCGCCACGGAACCCGGGTCCCGCCGGTAGACGACGCCGTCGACGAGGTACGCCTCCGTCCGGCCGTCCTGTCCCAGGCTCGACGTCGTCCGCAGTTGCATCGCGGTCCGATTGACGCTCGTGGTGACGACGCCCCTCGTCGGCTGGTTCCCGTCCGCGCCGGCGACCGTGACGTCGACCGTTCCCGACACCCTGTAGGCGTCGACCGCCCGGAGTGTCTCCACGGCCGGTCCGACGACTTCCCCGGGGTCGGTGTTCACGGGCCTGATTTCGGGGGTTCCGATCCGCGGTCCGGACTGCCAGCGTTCCTCCGGGGAACTCGTCGCCGTCGCCGTCGGCGCCGGCGTCGGCGCGGTGCCGTCGGGCCCCTCGAACCCGGAACAGCCGGCCAGCGCGACCAGCAGCGCCGTGCAGACGAGCAGCAGCCGCTGTCCGCCGGGCCACCCCGCGTGTGGACCGTTCATCAATCCCACAGTTGGGCTTGCGGACACATATACTCCGTCACGCGTCCCCTTGGGGGCCGTCGTGGCCTCTGGGTCCGTCCGCGGCGGGTGGCCCCGAAGGCGTATTGGCGCGGCGACCCAACGTGTGCGCAATGGTGTCTATCGAAGGTTCGTGGACCCGGGC contains:
- a CDS encoding DUF92 domain-containing protein, translating into MTSTVRRAAAFTLVGSLALLVPVVATVDDPAYATVAAAGPFLAAAAFALTVSDDGVAFELFARPGDHRDGKLYGLAGFALAAAGLAILTVGFGMPDHVYVATVLLVAVGNLGTQVTRLWTAERVLATAGFVTAGFVGAAAGQLVTVQVTGDVTGMPTIAFLAASGALTAALLRAVLFQRDDPLVMAVVGILLWLFSSFPLDITTTRIAVALAVTIVLGYVSYALETASLPGMLTGVLLGLLTIVLGDYGWFAMLIAFFGIGGLAAKYRYDEKADRGIAEENEGARGSSNVLANSLVALVAVLAAAASPEFGLPDRLFLFAFAGAVAAALADTLSSEIGGLFDNPRLVTSFRVVEPGTDGAVTWQGELAGLAGAGIIAGIALVGFESIQPPGAAVVVAAGVVGMTVDSLLGATIEGWLCGNQGVNLLATLAAAIAGGVLAVALGLTAL
- a CDS encoding undecaprenyl diphosphate synthase family protein, with translation MGLYDTYLATRIRLSDATLPETVAVVVTERDLLTDGGYGTLSDLFSWAFEYGASSVVVYVSVLDEEAVPALRERLESVDAPRSVAVRGPDDRERADAPIQVSIGLGGKHEFAAAVQGIAEEVDSGDLSPADISESDVEERLVFPIDPDLVIKTGDERLSDFMIWQSVYSELYFTDVNWQNLRRRDYLRALRDYQDRQRRFGR